A window from Drosophila nasuta strain 15112-1781.00 chromosome 3, ASM2355853v1, whole genome shotgun sequence encodes these proteins:
- the LOC132792176 gene encoding cysteine-rich motor neuron 1 protein: MSTPSYMDNKLKLTPSWMTFVLLLTWFTFQLNIARATTPLDLAPIPQLCDGIVCPPDAEMQCPEDSSIRELREMNVDLIGTNAVSGLASLMATTESSAFNSSLTDDDYAQCCLSKKCVCKTCYIRDCNTDEGEVVVELQPEAMDTPGQCCGNYECQQEPNCTEVRETEFSWLQSCQRCSCKSGTKICEQSCDESNNAICESKNLNTFFKNGESWVDGCYHCQCVKGEEKCTISFCGSLNCPSHRQVMLKDSCCPICWPKDAPMPNSGNYDEGYGYEREHEDPKQQLDTLNTSTELPTTSTTTTISSSIPNPSTSTTTNELQTTSPSPCQHDFANVVEVVHPKVDDHVYFVIIGVLIVIIAVLYIYIRHLLAKQRSYRPVSNFDDKV; encoded by the coding sequence CGTTGGATTTGGCGCCCATTCCGCAGCTATGTGACGGAATAGTGTGTCCGCCGGATGCGGAGATGCAGTGTCCGGAGGACAGCTCGATACGGGAGCTACGTGAAATGAATGTGGATCTCATTGGCACGAATGCAGTCAGCGGCCTCGCATCTCTGATGGCCACCACGGAGAGCAGCGCCTTCAACAGCAGCCTCACCGATGATGACTATGCCCAGTGCTGTTTGTCCAagaagtgtgtgtgcaaaacaTGCTACATCCGAGACTGCAACACCGACGAGGGTGAAGTTGTGGTCGAACTGCAGCCAGAGGCCATGGACACGCCTGGCCAATGCTGTGGCAACTACGAATGCCAGCAGGAGCCGAATTGCACCGAGGTGCGAGAGACAGAATTCAGTTGGCTGCAGAGCTGTCAGCGTTGCAGCTGCAAGTCGGGCACCAAAATATGCGAACAGAGCTGCGATGAGAGTAATAATGCCATCTGCGAGTCAAAGAATCTGAATACGTTCTTCAAGAACGGCGAGAGCTGGGTGGATGGCTGCTATCACTGCCAGTGCGTCAAGGGCGAGGAGAAATGCACGATTTCGTTTTGCGGTTCCCTCAACTGTCCCAGCCATCGTCAGGTGATGCTCAAGGACAGCTGTTGTCCCATCTGCTGGCCCAAGGATGCGCCAATGCCCAACTCTGGCAACTATGACGAAGGCTATGGCTATGAGCGTGAACACGAGGATCCCAAGCAACAGCTGGACACACTGAATACATCCACAGAACTgccaacaacatcaacaacaaccacaatcagcagcagcattccCAACCCCTCGACCAGCACCACCACAAATGAACTACAAACCACATCGCCATCACCTTGCCAGCATGACTTTGCCAATGTGGTTGAGGTTGTGCATCCCAAAGTCGATGATCATGTTTATTTCGTGATCATCGGAGTGCTTATAGTAATTATCGCAGTGCTCTATATATACATCAGGCATCTGCTTGCCAAACAACGTTCCTACAGGCCGGTCTCCAACTTTGACGACAAGGTCTAA